GCATAAAAAAGTTCATCGCCCACAACCTTTAGCATATCTTCCCAAAGGGCTACCTCATACATATCGCCCCAAGGTCTTCCCATATCCATAAACATTTCCTTGATCGTATTGTTGGAAACCAATCCTTGATCATAATGGATTAGCTTAATGCGTGTAGAGGTTTTAAAGGCGTTGAGCACTTCTTCTTTAGATGCTTCTTTCTTTAGCTTCACGTTCCAATAATGCATGTGGCTAAGGGTTTGGGGAACTTTGACCGCTGAAGTAATGACATCCAAATCGGGATCGACACTTTGCGCGTCGGGCCCTTGATGGCTTGGAATTTCCTTTTCGGGCACCATGGTGTTCATTATACCTCCTAAATGGCTTTCCCATGGGTCGGTGGCCCTTCTTAATAATGTTCCCCGTGCATAATCCAATAAATCTGCCCTTTTTAAAGCGGTCAATGTTCTCAAGATTGATGTGGTATTACAGGAAACCACTCGGGTAGCATCAATATTTAGCGCCGTACTATAATTGTTTTCCGCACTAAAGGAATGCCCTGTTGTCTCGTGCTTTTCACCCCCTTGAAGAATGAATTTTATACCCTGTTTTTTATAGACCTCTACGTTCTTTGCCGCTATGTTCTTTGGGGTGCAGTCTACTACCAAATCTACTTGACCCAGAAGATTTTGCATGGATCCAGCTACAGGAATTTCAGACATCTTCATTTGCCCCATTGCTTGTCCTGTAGCCGCGAACACTGAATACCCTTTTTTAATGGCGGTCTGTATGCGCCAATCACTTATGACATCGCAAACCCCGACAAGGTTCATATCATCTTGTACATTGATGGCATCGGCCACTCTTTTTCCGATGACTCCGTATCCTATTACTGCAATATTTTTCATATCCTTATTATTATTTAACTGTTATTAATTTTTTACTGTTTCTGTATAATAGTACCGCGCCTATTACCCCTGCTATCATAGAAGCGAATAGGATGCTTACTTTGGACGTAAATATTAGGGACTCGTCCGTGAAAGCCAATTCATTTATAAACAATGACATTGTAAAGCCTATTCCTCCAAGAAAAGCCACGCCATAAATCATGTTCCAATTCACGTTTTCCGGAAGCTTGGCGAGTTTTAATGCGACCAATAGTCTTGAAAAAGTGGCAATACCCATGACTTTACCAAGAATCAGGCCTAGACCAATCCCCAAGCTAACGGGGCTGGATAGTACTTTCAACAAATCTCCATGAAGATGTATTCCGGCATTTGCCAAAGCGAACAAGGGAAGAATTACAAAGCCCACTATTGGGTTTAAAGTCCTTTCCAATTTTTGAAGTGGAGTTTCAGCCTCGGAACTTGTAGTCTTTATATCCTCCAATATCTCCAATTGCGTTTTTGAGATAAGTGTTCCCTTTATAGACTTGGTTTCTTGAAATCTCTTATGCAAACGGTCTAAACGCTCTAAAAAGGTATTCTCCTTAATTTTTACCCTACCAGGAATGGCAAATGCCGTCAGAATCCCGGCAATGGTTGGATGTACCCCTGAAAAAAAGAAGGCCAGCCAAACACCGCCGATACCAATAATGGCATAGAACCAAGTGCTTCTCACTCCCGCATAATTGCCGATAATCAAAGCTCCGAAGAACAATAGCCCATGTAGTAGATCCATCTCGGATA
This window of the Maribacter cobaltidurans genome carries:
- a CDS encoding type II glyceraldehyde-3-phosphate dehydrogenase; protein product: MKNIAVIGYGVIGKRVADAINVQDDMNLVGVCDVISDWRIQTAIKKGYSVFAATGQAMGQMKMSEIPVAGSMQNLLGQVDLVVDCTPKNIAAKNVEVYKKQGIKFILQGGEKHETTGHSFSAENNYSTALNIDATRVVSCNTTSILRTLTALKRADLLDYARGTLLRRATDPWESHLGGIMNTMVPEKEIPSHQGPDAQSVDPDLDVITSAVKVPQTLSHMHYWNVKLKKEASKEEVLNAFKTSTRIKLIHYDQGLVSNNTIKEMFMDMGRPWGDMYEVALWEDMLKVVGDELFYAYVVDNQAIVIPETIDAIRALTGIDSDGNKSIAKTNKSLGINQ
- the nhaA gene encoding Na+/H+ antiporter NhaA, translating into MSKHHTNNSIIKFFGSTAKELNNSGVVLFITVVVAMVWANSPWKEYYIDLMQTDIAFTVGSLQLSEPLLLWINDGLMALFFLQVGLELKREIIGGKLSSPKNAVLPIGAAIGGMVLPALVYFMFNSSGEASNGWGIPMATDIAFSLGVLALVGKRLPASLRVFLITLAIVDDLGGVLVIALFYTSGISEMDLLHGLLFFGALIIGNYAGVRSTWFYAIIGIGGVWLAFFFSGVHPTIAGILTAFAIPGRVKIKENTFLERLDRLHKRFQETKSIKGTLISKTQLEILEDIKTTSSEAETPLQKLERTLNPIVGFVILPLFALANAGIHLHGDLLKVLSSPVSLGIGLGLILGKVMGIATFSRLLVALKLAKLPENVNWNMIYGVAFLGGIGFTMSLFINELAFTDESLIFTSKVSILFASMIAGVIGAVLLYRNSKKLITVK